TCCCACCGACCGCCGCGGCATCTACACCAACGTCACAGAAGCCGGTCTGAAGCTGCTCGCCGAAGCCCGCCCCACCAACGACTCCGCCCTGCGCGAGGCCCTCGATGAAGCGGCCAGGAACCCGGAACTGGCCCCGCTGGTGCGGGTCATGGAGTCGCTGAAGGCATCCACGGCCGCCTTGGGTGCATAGGGTCGCGGGCATGGGAGATCTTGAAATACGCGTGGCCGTCGCCGAAGACATCCCCGCGATCGTCGGCATGCTCGCGGACGACCCCCTGGGCGCACAGCGCGAGTCGCCGGACGACCTCAGCCCGTATCTGACAGCACTGGAACGGCTCACCGCCGACCCGAACCAACGCCTCGTCGTCGCCGTCCGCGAGGGACGCGTCGTCGGCACCCTCCAGCTGACGATCGTCCCGGGCCTGTCCCGCCGCGGCTCGACCAGGTCGATCATCGAAGGGGTACGGGTACACGCCGACGAACGCGGCAGCGGTCTGGGCACGCGGTTCATCGAGTGGGCGGTCGAGGAATCCCGGCGGGAGAACTGCCAGTTGGTGCAACTGACCTCCGACAACACGCGCACCGACGCACACCGCTTCTACGAGCGTCTGGGCTTCGTGGCCTCACACGTCGGCTTCAAACTGCAGCTCTGAAGACTCCACCTTCCAGGAGAGACGGTTCTCGGGACGGAGGCGCTCTGTTTCACGTGAAACAGAGCGCCTCCGCCTGTCGGCGTGGCTAGCCGATCCCCCGCCAGCCCTCCGGGCCGACACCACCGGGCACCGCCGCCCGCTCGTCGTACGGCTCGCGCGTGAACACGAACGACCCGAGGTCCAGGTGGTCCACGCTCCCGTCCGGCCGCCGTACGGCCCGCAGGAGCTCACCGGCGTAGTAGCCCTCCAGGCCAGTCCAGGTGCCGTCCCCGTTCGGCCTGAACCGGGAGCGCCGACCACTCCCGGAGAGCGGCCCCAAGGAGACGAGACCGTCGGCCGTCACGCGCAGGGCGAAGGAGCTGGTACCCCAGTACCACTGGCCCGCCAACTCCAGCAGGGAAGGGTCGGCTTCCCCTAGCGGACGCCATGGCTCAGGAATCCGCGGCTCGGCCTCGGCGACGATGCGTACGAGGTCGGCGGCCACCTGGGACGTCAGAAGGCCGGAGGTACAGTTGGCGAGCACCACTGCGGCGACGTCGTCCGCCAAGCCGATGGTCAGGGCCGCCAGAAAGCCGGGCACCGAGCCGGAGTGGCCCACAAGCAGCCGGCCGTCCCGGTGCTGGATCTGCAGTCCGAGTCCGTACGTGGCGCCGTCCGCCACTTCCGCCAGCTCGGCCGGCGCCGCGGGCGTCCACATCTCGCGCAGGGTTTCCGCGCTCAGCACCCGGTCGTCGCCCCGCGTCAGGAAGGCGGCGAAACGCGCGAGGTCTCCGGTCGTGGACCAGAGCTGGCCTGCCGGAGACATCCGTCCGAAGTCCTCGGCGGGCTCGGGCAGCAGCACGTCGGCCCAGGGGTGAACCGCCCAGCCGCCCGCAGCAGGCGCCTGCGGCTGGACACTCGTGCGGTCGAGGTCCAGAGGTTCGAGCACTTCACGCCGCAATACCTCTTCCCAGGGCGCCCCGCGGAGCTCTTCCACGAGAGCGCCCAGGAGGGTGTAGCCGGGGTTCGAGTAGTGGAAGCGGCGTCCGGCCGGGTGCGGGGCGGCCCGGTCGCCGAGGACGTCGGCGAGTTCGGGCCGCAGCGATCCCGGGGTCCGTTCCCACCACGGTCCGGGTGCCTCGGCCGGCAACCCTCCGGTGTGGGCGAGCAGTTCGGCCACCGTGACCTCCCCCGCACCGGTGCCCGGCAGGTGCTTCTCCAGCGGGTCCTGGAGGTCGAGCACCCCCTCGTCGCGCAGCCGCAGTACAAGGACGGAGGTGAAGGTCTTGGTGATCGAGCCGATCCGGTATTGCACGTTCTCGTCCGGCGCGTGCCCGTCGACCGAGGTCCGGGCCCCGTGCCACACGGCCCGCCCGTCCCGCACGACCGCGGCGACCAGCGACGGGGCGCGCCCTTCGCTCTGGGCCACGGCGATCCGGTGGAGCAGCGCACGCCGGGTGCCGGAGAGCAGCTCTTCCTGAGGTGTCGTCATGGGCTCAGTCCACCTGCCCGCGCGGCCGACGTCGAGGTCATTTCACACCAAGAGGGATCAGGTCTGCGCCATGTCCACGAAGCGGGAGTAGTGGCCCTGGAAGGCCACGGTGATCGTGGCCGTCGGGCCGTTACGGTGCTTGCCCACGATGATGTCCGCCTCGCCCGCGCGCGGGGACTCCTTCTCGTACGCGTCCTCGCGGTGCAGCAGGATCACCATGTCGGCGTCCTGCTCGATGGAGCCGGACTCACGCAGGTCGGACACCATCGGCTTCTTGTCCGTGCGCTGCTCGGGACCACGGTTGAGCTGCGAGAGCGCGATCACCGGGACTTCCAGCTCCTTGGCCAGCAGCTTGAGGTTACGGGACATGTCCGAAACCTCCTGCTGACGGCTCTCGGAACGCTTGGAACCACCGGCCTGCATCAGCTGCAGATAGTCGATGATCACGAGCTTGATGTCGTTGCGCTGCTTCAGTCGGCGGCACTTCGCGCGGATCTCCATCATCGACAGGTTCGGGGAGTCGTCGATGTACAGCGGCGCGGAGGAGACTTCGGGCATCCGGCGCGCCAGGCGGGTCCAGTCCTCGTCCGTCATGGTGCCGGAGCGCATGTGGTGCAGGGCGACACGGGCCTCGGCGGACAGCAGACGCATCGCGATCTCGTTGCGCCCCATTTCCAGGGAGAAGATGACGCTCGGCAGGTTGTGCTTGATCGACGCCGCGCGCGCGAAGTCCAGCGCGAGCGTGGACTTGCCCATGGCGGGACGGGCCGCGATGACGATCATCTGGCCCGGGTGCAGGCCGTTGGTGAGCGAGTCGAGGTCCGTGAAGCCGGTGGGCACACCCGTCATCTCGCCGCTGCGCGAGCCGATGGCCTCGATCTCGTCGAGGGCGCCCTCCATGATGTCGCCGAGCGGGAGGTAGTCCTCGCTGGTGCGCTGTTCGGTGACCGCGTAGATCTCCGCCTGGGCGCGGTTGACGATCTCGTCGACGTCGTCGTCGGCCGCGTATCCCATCTGGGTGATGCGGGTGCCGGCCTCGACCAGGCGGCGCAGCACCGCGCGCTCGTGGACGATCTCCGCGTAGTACTCCGCGTTGGCGGCCGTCGGCACCGTCTGGACGAGGGTGTGCAGATAGGACGCGCCGCCGACCTTGTTGATCTCGCCGCGTTTGGTGAGCTCTGCGGCGATCGTGATCGGGTCGGCCGGTTCGCCCTTGGCGTAGATGTCGAGGATCGCCTGGTAGATCGCCTCGTGCGCGGGCTTGTAGAAGTCGTGGCCCTTGAGGACCTCGACCACGTCAGCGATGGCGTCCTTGGACAGGAGCATGCCACCGAGGACGGACTGCTCAGCGTCGAGGTCCTGCGGCGGTACCCGCTCGAAGGCGGTGCCTCCGCCCTCCCACTCACCGCTGTCCCGGCCGCGATCGTGCTGTTCCTCGCGGCCGCGCCCGCCGTCGCCGCGCCGGCGGGAAGAGGGCAGACGATCACTGGGGCCGCTGTCGGCCCACGGGTCGTCCAAGGGCTCGGAAATGCTCACCGAGCGACCTCCTCCCGTCCGCCGAGCGGACCTCGCCGTGTCTCATTTCTACGGCACGGCACTGACAATTGAGAGGCCCAACTCCGGTTGTGATGCGTCGGTTTTTCAAGCGTCTTCTCGACCGACGAACGGAGCGGGCGCCGCACCACGGTAGGCCCGCAGGCACCGTCAGCCAATCTGGTTATCCACAGGCCATGTGGACGACCGCCCTTATGCTGTGGAGAACTCCGCAAAACCTGTGCACGACCCGGTGGACAGTGCTGTGAACAAGCCCTCGACTTTTCTTTCCAAGCGCCTCTGACCTGCGCTTTCCCCATCCACCGGCTGTGCAGAAGAAAAAGTTTCCCGGTCGGGCCAAGATCCCTTCGAACGGCGCGCGAGAGGACACGCAAAGCGACGGCACGTAAGGGTCGCTAGGCCATTGAATCTATTACCTGTGGACGATTAGATTGGTGGTCATGACACAGGCTCCCGCGCCCCCCAAGGCCACCCGGCGACAGCACGATCGAGAGATCGTCGCACTGGCCGTCCCGGCCTTCGGCGCACTCGTCGCCGAGCCGCTCTTCGTCATGGCCGACAGCGCGATCGTTGGCCATCTGGGCACCGCGCAACTCGCCGGTCTCGGAGTCGCCTCCGCCCTCCTCATGACAGCCGTCAGCCTCTTCGTCTTCCTCGCCTACGCCACCACTGCCGCCGTCGCACGCCGTGTGGGCGCCGGTGACCTCCCGGCTGCCATCCGCCAGGGCATGGACGGCATCTGGCTGGCACTGCTGCTCGGTGCCGCCGTGATCGTGGCCGTCCTGCCCACCGCCCCGACACTCGTCGAACTCTTCGGCACCTCGGACACGGCCGCCGCGTACGCGACCACCTATCTGCGCATCTCGGCGCTCGGCATACCGGCCATGCTCGTCGTGCTGGCCGCGACCGGTGTCCTGCGCGGACTCCAGGACACGAGGACACCGCTCTACGTCGCCGTGGGAGGCTTCGTCGCCAACGCCGCACTGAACGTCGGACTGGTCTACGGCGCGGGCCTCGGCATCGCCGGCTCCGCCTGGGGAACCGTCGTCGCGCAATGGGGCATGGCCGGGGTCTACCTCGTAGTGGTCGTCCGGGGAGCCCGCCGCCACGGCGCGTCTCTGCGGCCCGACGCCGCCGGCATCAGGGCCTCCGCCCAGGCGGGGGTGCCCCTGCTGGTCCGCACGCTCTCGCTGCGCGCGATCCTGATGATCGCCACCGCCGTGGCAGCCCGACTCGGGGACGACGACATCGCGGCCCACCAGATCGCCCTGGGCCTGTGGAGCCTGCTCGCCTTCACCCTCGACGCCATCGCCATCGCCGGGCAGGCCATCATCGGGCGCCATCTCGGTGCCGACGACGCCCAGGGCGCCCGAGACGTCTGCCGCCGGATGGTCGAGTGGGGCAGCGCCGTGGGTGTCCTGCTCGGCCTGCTGGTCGTGAGCAGTCGGCCACTCTTCCTGCCGCTCTTCACCAGCGACCCGGCGGTGAAGGATGCCGCGCTGCCTGCACTTCTCGTGGTGGCGCTCTCCCAGCCCATCTGCGGCATCGTCTTCGTGCTGGACGGCGTGCTGATGGGCGCGGGAGACGGTCCCTATCTCGCCTGGGCGATGGTGCTCACCCTGGTCGTCTTCACTCCGGTGGCCCTGCTGGTGCCGGTCCTCGGCGGCGGCCTCGCCGCGGTGTGGGGAGCGATGACACTGATGATGGCCGTCCGGATGCTCACCCTCTGGCTGCGTGCCCGTTCCGGCCGCTGGGTCATCACCGGCGCGACCCGCTGACTGTTTCACGTGAAACATGTCGATCGCGGGAAACCGATGGCCGCGTGAAACCGACGTTTCACGTGAAACAAGCGAACAGAAGGGGCCGCACCCAGTGGGTGCGGCCCCTTCTCAGCTCTTCAAGCCGAGCGCAGCGATCAGGCCGCGACGACCTCGATGTTGACCTTGGCGGCAACCTCGGGGTGCAGACGCACGGACGTCTCGTGGGCGCCCAGGGTCTTGATCGGCGAGCCGAGCTCGATGCGGCGCTTGTCGACCTCGGGGCCACCGGAAGCCTTGATCGCCGAGGCGATGTCGGCCGGGGTGACGGAGCCGAAGAGACGACCGGCGTCGCCGGAGCGGACGGCCAGGCGAACCTTGACACCCTCGAGCCGGGCCTTCACAGCGTTGGCCTGCTCGATGGTCTGGATCTCGTGGATCTTGCGAGCACGACGGATCTGCTCGACGTCCTTCTCGCCACCCTTGGTCCAACGGATCGCGAAGTTCCGCGGGATCAGGTAGTTGCGAGCGTAGCCGTCCTTGACGTCGACGACGTCGCCCGCGGCGCCGAGGCCAGAGACCTCGTGGGTGAGGATGATCTTCATCTGTCGGTCACCCTTCCCTTATCGCGCTTGCGCGGTGTAGGGCAGCAGCGCCATCTCACGGCTGTTCTTGACGGCCGTGGCGACGTCACGCTGGTGCTGCGTGCAGTTGCCGGTCACGCGACGGGCACGGATCTTGCCGCGGTCGGAAATGAACTTCCGCAGCATGTTCGTGTCCTTGTAGTCAACGTACGTGACCTTGTCCTTGCAGAAAGCGCAGACCTTCTTCTTAGGCTTGCGCACAGGCGGCTTCGCCATGGTGTTTCTCCTGTGTGATCAAGAAGTTGGGATACGACCCGCCTTCGGCCCGATCGGGCCCGGACATCCGGGCCCGAAGGCCTAGAAGGGGGGCTCGTCCGAGTAGCCGCCGCCGGCGCTGCCGCCGGAGTTTCCACCCCAGCCACCGCCACCGCCACCGCCACCGCCTTGGCTGCCACCGCTGGCACCCGGGTTGCCACCGGCGGGAGCGCCGGTAGCCCACGGGTCTTCGGCGGGAGCGCCGCCGCCCTGCTGGCCGCCGCCGGAGTTTCCACCCCAGCCGCCGCCACCCTGGCCGCCACCGCCGCCGTAACCACCCTGGCCGCCCTGGCCACCGCGGCCGGCGGCCTTGGTGACCTTGGCCGTGGCGCTGCGCAGGCTGGCGCCGACTTCCTCGACGTCCAGCTCGTAGACCGTGCGCTTGACGCCCTCACGGTCCTCGTAGGACCGCTGCTTCAGCCGGCCCTGCACGATGACGCGCATGCCTCGCTGGAGCGACTCCGCGACGTTCTCCGCCGCCTGACGCCAGACCGAGCAGGTCAGGAACAGGCTCTCGCCGTCCTTCCACTCGTTCGTCTGCCGGTCGAAGGTGCGGGGAGTGGACGCGACACGGAACTTCGCGACCGCCGCACCGGAGGGGGTGAAGCGCAGCTCGGGGTCGTCGACAAGATTGCCGACGACCGTGATGACGGTCTCGCCTGCCATGGGGGAACCTCTCGGCGGGTTTGCTGCTGGCTGCTTGTGCTGCTACTCAGAATCCCGAGATCAGCTGAGCTCGCGAGCTCAGTGGGTCTCGGGACGGAGGACCTTGGTCCGGAGGACCGACTCGTTCAGGTTCATCTGGCGGTCGAGCTCCTTGACGACCGCAGGCTCTGCCTGCAGGTCGATGACCGAGTAGATGCCCTCGGGCTTCTTCTTGATCTCGTACGAGAGACGACGACGGCCCCAGGTGTCGACCTTCTCCACCTTTCCGTTGCCCTCACGGACGACGGAGAGGAAGTTCTCGATCAGCGGGGAGACAGCGCGCTCCTCGAGATCGGGGTCGAGGATGACCATCACTTCGTAGTGACGCATGTGGAACCCACCTCCTTTGGACTCAGCGGCCACGGTCGATCCGTGGCAGGAGGGTTGTGATGCGTACGCAACGGTATCGGCCGCCACTGACAGTCGGGGATCGGCAAGCGAAATCCCCGCTCTGAGCTGGGCGGACTCCCTGGCTCTGCCTGGGCAGACACCGGTGCAGACGGTACAGACTACCTGCACACGTGCTTCCGGTTGAAATCAGGCGGGTGTGACCGTCAATCTGTACACGTCGGGTGTGTATGGCGCTACGATGCGCCGCCTTCCGCAGGAGGTGCCACATGGCACAGGCATTGCGACCCAATACCGCCGGATCTCTCTTCGCCACCGACGGCAAACCCCATCCGCTCCAGGACACCCTGCTCGCGGTAACGCTGGTGCTCGGCTTGACGGCCTTCATCACGTCGTTCTTCCACAGCCTGCATCTGCTCAGCTCCTGGGCCGGTCTGGTGGGAATCCTGACCGGC
The Streptomyces sp. NBC_01485 genome window above contains:
- a CDS encoding GNAT family N-acetyltransferase; translated protein: MGDLEIRVAVAEDIPAIVGMLADDPLGAQRESPDDLSPYLTALERLTADPNQRLVVAVREGRVVGTLQLTIVPGLSRRGSTRSIIEGVRVHADERGSGLGTRFIEWAVEESRRENCQLVQLTSDNTRTDAHRFYERLGFVASHVGFKLQL
- a CDS encoding serine hydrolase domain-containing protein — its product is MTTPQEELLSGTRRALLHRIAVAQSEGRAPSLVAAVVRDGRAVWHGARTSVDGHAPDENVQYRIGSITKTFTSVLVLRLRDEGVLDLQDPLEKHLPGTGAGEVTVAELLAHTGGLPAEAPGPWWERTPGSLRPELADVLGDRAAPHPAGRRFHYSNPGYTLLGALVEELRGAPWEEVLRREVLEPLDLDRTSVQPQAPAAGGWAVHPWADVLLPEPAEDFGRMSPAGQLWSTTGDLARFAAFLTRGDDRVLSAETLREMWTPAAPAELAEVADGATYGLGLQIQHRDGRLLVGHSGSVPGFLAALTIGLADDVAAVVLANCTSGLLTSQVAADLVRIVAEAEPRIPEPWRPLGEADPSLLELAGQWYWGTSSFALRVTADGLVSLGPLSGSGRRSRFRPNGDGTWTGLEGYYAGELLRAVRRPDGSVDHLDLGSFVFTREPYDERAAVPGGVGPEGWRGIG
- the dnaB gene encoding replicative DNA helicase, with product MSISEPLDDPWADSGPSDRLPSSRRRGDGGRGREEQHDRGRDSGEWEGGGTAFERVPPQDLDAEQSVLGGMLLSKDAIADVVEVLKGHDFYKPAHEAIYQAILDIYAKGEPADPITIAAELTKRGEINKVGGASYLHTLVQTVPTAANAEYYAEIVHERAVLRRLVEAGTRITQMGYAADDDVDEIVNRAQAEIYAVTEQRTSEDYLPLGDIMEGALDEIEAIGSRSGEMTGVPTGFTDLDSLTNGLHPGQMIVIAARPAMGKSTLALDFARAASIKHNLPSVIFSLEMGRNEIAMRLLSAEARVALHHMRSGTMTDEDWTRLARRMPEVSSAPLYIDDSPNLSMMEIRAKCRRLKQRNDIKLVIIDYLQLMQAGGSKRSESRQQEVSDMSRNLKLLAKELEVPVIALSQLNRGPEQRTDKKPMVSDLRESGSIEQDADMVILLHREDAYEKESPRAGEADIIVGKHRNGPTATITVAFQGHYSRFVDMAQT
- a CDS encoding MATE family efflux transporter: MVVMTQAPAPPKATRRQHDREIVALAVPAFGALVAEPLFVMADSAIVGHLGTAQLAGLGVASALLMTAVSLFVFLAYATTAAVARRVGAGDLPAAIRQGMDGIWLALLLGAAVIVAVLPTAPTLVELFGTSDTAAAYATTYLRISALGIPAMLVVLAATGVLRGLQDTRTPLYVAVGGFVANAALNVGLVYGAGLGIAGSAWGTVVAQWGMAGVYLVVVVRGARRHGASLRPDAAGIRASAQAGVPLLVRTLSLRAILMIATAVAARLGDDDIAAHQIALGLWSLLAFTLDAIAIAGQAIIGRHLGADDAQGARDVCRRMVEWGSAVGVLLGLLVVSSRPLFLPLFTSDPAVKDAALPALLVVALSQPICGIVFVLDGVLMGAGDGPYLAWAMVLTLVVFTPVALLVPVLGGGLAAVWGAMTLMMAVRMLTLWLRARSGRWVITGATR
- the rplI gene encoding 50S ribosomal protein L9: MKIILTHEVSGLGAAGDVVDVKDGYARNYLIPRNFAIRWTKGGEKDVEQIRRARKIHEIQTIEQANAVKARLEGVKVRLAVRSGDAGRLFGSVTPADIASAIKASGGPEVDKRRIELGSPIKTLGAHETSVRLHPEVAAKVNIEVVAA
- the rpsR gene encoding 30S ribosomal protein S18 — protein: MAKPPVRKPKKKVCAFCKDKVTYVDYKDTNMLRKFISDRGKIRARRVTGNCTQHQRDVATAVKNSREMALLPYTAQAR
- a CDS encoding single-stranded DNA-binding protein encodes the protein MAGETVITVVGNLVDDPELRFTPSGAAVAKFRVASTPRTFDRQTNEWKDGESLFLTCSVWRQAAENVAESLQRGMRVIVQGRLKQRSYEDREGVKRTVYELDVEEVGASLRSATAKVTKAAGRGGQGGQGGYGGGGGQGGGGWGGNSGGGQQGGGAPAEDPWATGAPAGGNPGASGGSQGGGGGGGGGWGGNSGGSAGGGYSDEPPF
- the rpsF gene encoding 30S ribosomal protein S6 is translated as MRHYEVMVILDPDLEERAVSPLIENFLSVVREGNGKVEKVDTWGRRRLSYEIKKKPEGIYSVIDLQAEPAVVKELDRQMNLNESVLRTKVLRPETH